In Monodelphis domestica isolate mMonDom1 chromosome 4, mMonDom1.pri, whole genome shotgun sequence, one DNA window encodes the following:
- the NR0B1 gene encoding nuclear receptor subfamily 0 group B member 1, which produces MACLDRCRCCADNRRQSSILYSILKSEEQKRETQEQEQQQQQQQQQQPLGRAQRQGQGCSCGSQRRVALKSPQVACKAASAVLVKTLRFVKNVPCFQELPLDEQLVLVRSCWAPLLVLGLAQDRVHFETVETSEPSMLQRILTTRRRDPEDRDPQPSLSPPTFPEPLTLTDSLQPPSAAQVQAIKGFLTKCWSLDISTKEYAYLKGTVLFNPDLPGLHCVQYIQGLQREAQQALNEHIRMLHRGHQARFAKLNVALSLLRSIHANVIAELFFRPIIGTVNMDDMLLEMLCAKL; this is translated from the exons ATGGCTTGCTTGGACAGATGCCGTTGCTGCGCGGATAACAGGCGTCAGAGCAGCATCCTTTACAGCATCTTAAAAAGCGAGGAGCAGAAGAGGGAGACccaggagcaggagcagcagcaacagcagcagcagcaacagcagccgCTGGGGCGAGCACAGAGGCAGGGACAGGGCTGCTCTTGTGGCTCCCAGCGCAGAGTGGCCCTGAAGAGTCCGCAGGTGGCCTGCAAGGCGGCCTCTGCGGTGCTGGTGAAGACCCTGCGCTTTGTGAAGAATGTTCCCTGCTTCCAGGAGCTGCCCCTCGATGAACAGCTGGTACTGGTCCGCAGCTGCTGGGCGCCACTGCTAGTGCTTGGTCTGGCCCAGGACCGGGTACATTTCGAGACCGTAGAGACCTCGGAACCCAGCATGCTTCAGAGAATACTGACCACCAGGCGGCGGGACCCGGAGGACCGAGATCCGCAGCCGTCCTTGTCGCCTCCCACTTTTCCCGAACCCTTAACCCTGACTGACTCCTTGCAGCCACCCTCTGCTGCCCAAGTCCAGGCCATTAAGGGCTTTCTGACCAAGTGCTGGAGCCTGGATATCAGCACCAAGGAGTACGCCTACCTCAAGGGGACTGTGCTCTTCAATCCGG acCTCCCAGGGCTGCACTGTGTTCAGTACATCCAGGGACTTCAGAGGGAAGCACAGCAAGCTTTAAATGAACACATTAGGATGCTTCACAGAGGGCACCAGGCCAGATTTGCCAAGCTGAATGTTGCTCTTTCCCTGCTGAGATCCATTCATGCTAATGTCATTGCTGAACTCTTCTTTAGACCCATCATTGGTACAGTAAATATGGATGATATGTTATTGGAGATGCTCTGTGCAAAGCTCTAA